Proteins encoded together in one Nostoc sp. PCC 7524 window:
- a CDS encoding type IV pilus twitching motility protein PilT, with protein sequence MTESQHPSNSHPVVARNVPPVPPPPPLPASATQRQYTQTLDMSAVNRSAERTAPTPPSSTTVAAHRPGTPPPMPSPASSQGITLAQIIKEAFDNGYSDIHLGVGEVPRFRNRGEINPTDYPETEKPTFMSWLREIMTEAEIQRFQEHLEFDGATQYDFARVRINVFDSLKGYAMVLRLIPLKILSMDQLRLPPVFRDICHHHKGLILVTGPTGSGKSTTMAAMIDYINREMAKHIITIEDPVEFVHQSRRSLIKQREVGMHTRKFDNALKAALREDPDLILVGEMRDKETVNTALKAAQTGHLVMGTLHTNSAVKTIERILNLYSGEEQDAMRVALAESLVAVIAQGLCRTTDGKRAAFHDILINTEAIKEWIKDGKYDEITELMKQAGFDGMITMNQSLLNLYQEGRITEETALEMSPTPNEMAQFLRGRV encoded by the coding sequence ATGACGGAATCACAACATCCATCAAATTCTCATCCTGTTGTTGCCCGTAATGTTCCACCTGTACCGCCACCGCCTCCACTACCAGCATCAGCAACCCAACGCCAATATACGCAAACGTTGGATATGTCAGCCGTCAATAGGAGTGCTGAACGAACTGCACCCACACCCCCAAGTTCCACAACTGTGGCGGCTCATCGTCCTGGTACTCCGCCACCGATGCCTTCTCCAGCTAGTAGTCAGGGAATCACTTTAGCGCAAATTATCAAAGAGGCATTCGACAATGGCTATTCTGATATTCATTTGGGAGTAGGTGAAGTACCGCGCTTTCGTAATCGAGGAGAAATTAACCCAACTGATTATCCAGAAACCGAAAAACCAACTTTTATGAGTTGGTTACGGGAGATTATGACTGAGGCAGAAATTCAACGATTTCAAGAACACTTGGAATTTGATGGAGCTACTCAATATGACTTTGCTCGTGTACGGATTAATGTCTTTGACTCTCTCAAAGGCTATGCAATGGTGCTGCGGTTGATTCCCTTGAAAATCTTATCTATGGATCAGTTGAGACTCCCTCCAGTATTTCGGGATATTTGCCACCACCACAAGGGACTAATTTTAGTTACGGGGCCTACTGGTTCTGGTAAATCGACGACAATGGCGGCGATGATTGATTACATCAACCGAGAGATGGCCAAGCATATTATTACCATCGAAGATCCGGTTGAATTTGTGCATCAAAGCCGTAGATCTCTCATTAAGCAACGGGAAGTGGGAATGCACACCCGGAAATTCGACAATGCCTTAAAAGCTGCTTTGCGGGAAGATCCAGATTTGATTCTGGTGGGTGAAATGCGGGATAAAGAAACAGTCAACACAGCTCTGAAAGCGGCTCAGACTGGTCACTTGGTTATGGGAACCCTACACACTAATAGTGCGGTAAAAACTATTGAGCGAATTCTCAACTTGTACTCAGGTGAAGAACAAGATGCCATGCGAGTGGCACTGGCTGAGTCTTTAGTGGCAGTCATTGCCCAAGGTTTGTGTCGGACTACTGATGGTAAGCGGGCGGCTTTCCACGATATCCTGATCAATACAGAAGCCATCAAGGAATGGATCAAAGACGGCAAGTATGATGAAATTACTGAATTAATGAAGCAAGCTGGCTTTGACGGTATGATTACCATGAATCAGTCATTGCTCAACCTCTATCAGGAAGGCCGCATCACTGAAGAAACAGCCTTAGAAATGTCGCCAACTCCTAACGAAATGGCTCAATTTCTCCGAGGCAGAGTTTAA
- a CDS encoding circadian clock KaiB family protein, translating to MTTETLSQPKLFKGIALFTPGGDLIYCIDLNKQGRWHSHLCTALQEILDLPEPPHFLVPCYTATIDHWLDPHTQQVKTFAETYPAVMKHQAVLNAIFDTGDLVWQLAPWQEGYCDRMVLSTYRSSFPQLWEDHDLIINLDLSEPTSRYHLPSKTVQKVQPTTQCYVLRLFVVGHSANTERILKNLHELLERSLGYPYTMKVIDVLTNPEQAEIDQVSATPTLVKVWPQPIRRLVGDLDNAEKILQMLGAKEKV from the coding sequence TTGACTACAGAAACACTATCTCAACCAAAATTATTTAAAGGCATTGCCTTATTTACACCGGGAGGTGATTTGATTTACTGTATCGATCTCAATAAGCAAGGTCGATGGCATTCTCATTTATGTACTGCTTTGCAGGAAATTCTAGATCTACCAGAACCGCCTCATTTTCTGGTTCCATGTTATACAGCAACGATTGACCACTGGTTAGACCCTCATACCCAACAAGTGAAAACATTTGCGGAGACTTACCCGGCGGTTATGAAACATCAGGCTGTACTTAACGCTATTTTTGATACTGGTGATTTAGTGTGGCAGTTAGCTCCGTGGCAAGAAGGTTATTGCGATCGCATGGTATTGTCCACTTATCGCTCTTCATTTCCCCAACTCTGGGAAGACCACGACTTAATTATCAACTTAGACCTTTCCGAACCAACCTCCAGATATCATTTACCATCTAAAACAGTACAAAAAGTACAGCCAACAACCCAATGTTATGTCTTGCGTTTGTTTGTAGTCGGACATAGTGCTAACACAGAACGTATCCTGAAGAATCTGCATGAACTATTAGAGCGATCGCTAGGATACCCTTACACAATGAAAGTTATTGATGTTTTAACTAATCCAGAACAAGCAGAAATTGATCAGGTGTCTGCTACTCCTACCCTAGTGAAAGTTTGGCCGCAACCAATTCGTCGTCTGGTTGGAGATTTGGATAATGCAGAAAAAATTTTACAAATGTTAGGCGCTAAAGAAAAAGTCTAA
- a CDS encoding 2Fe-2S iron-sulfur cluster-binding protein: MSKTYTVEILHQGKTYTLQVPEDKTILSVADEQGLDLPSSCHAGVCTTCAGQIISGTVDQTDGMGVSPELQKEGYVLLCVAYPRSDVKVETEKEEVVYQKQFGK; this comes from the coding sequence ATGTCCAAGACTTACACCGTTGAGATTCTCCACCAAGGCAAAACCTACACATTACAAGTTCCTGAAGATAAAACCATCTTATCAGTTGCCGATGAGCAAGGGCTAGATTTACCCAGTTCTTGTCATGCTGGTGTGTGTACAACTTGTGCAGGACAAATTATAAGCGGAACTGTAGACCAAACTGACGGCATGGGAGTTAGCCCCGAACTGCAAAAAGAAGGCTACGTATTGCTGTGTGTAGCTTATCCTCGTTCTGATGTGAAAGTTGAGACAGAAAAAGAAGAAGTAGTTTATCAGAAGCAATTCGGTAAGTAA